Proteins from one Mugil cephalus isolate CIBA_MC_2020 chromosome 15, CIBA_Mcephalus_1.1, whole genome shotgun sequence genomic window:
- the si:dkey-175m17.7 gene encoding uncharacterized protein si:dkey-175m17.7: protein MPPLPLDERIVVIQRPKNLALCEASPQTIPQHSSHITASSNGQVAHPPHLHPSQSHFYSPSCKSLTLECKRRSSRVQKFKGDQPVTPAGVTNIPSHCHSNGTVTLGPRLPSHTHTIDIRVTVDKGGRGGGFSHSLGRNGSVKGGRGKCVSSQLDQGQCERKTGSAGRSSGAEHKSQRIRQLSFSPGGVLQFVPAQSQQHKFRSEKEKENTSFNNKSDHEFPSISHKKNSKLGTVHQSQNSHSLPYHHNSVPVPHAAILNSNYPSSPPSQPTHVPISLQQLSQSHLPHTRDHRPHILHGLPLSPCSSHAGGFPSPDHTCTIDCTHPFSCGCWRLVRCRGCKGHTSSFQGGGGSTSTSFSCGHNVRTVKRGGKEMGLKNLGGCLSTASTSNTSSSNSTASDCRASLFKPARCPSCSGEAGNFESPAILRKKLVGGCLPCTPLSSSAPLRAIQSCVTGCNPKASQTGSSTCSYCSSDPIVVTFNPRRGKPPGRGIGAAHPMATFQADDDDYSVRTIWPEELAKKMTHSKSQKNHCTGMGAGVGKTCATQAQNGSNGTGLVLLDCQNLQDYSQTQITDHAGRRRLQQGKMAALDFMGRRSGSGYDDGRSSLKRLLNKAEDAGMSDGPEQDEDVAYSPSPRSASPPSPVSFSPPPSAPTTLIKPKPWLRDREGGHSLPSAQSLHLALNSLNREQDEENSRMHLSLPLSSSLPASLSDESVMTPDAENAVISPILPFLFLGNERDAQDLDLLLRLNIGYVVNVTTHLPLYHVSSGLRYKRLPATDNSKQNLRQYFEEVFEFIEEAYQSGQGVLVHCQAGVSRSATIVIAYLMKHTLMTMTDAYKYVRSRRPVVSPNLNFMGQLLEFERDLNSGVTPRILMPKLNGVETQV, encoded by the exons atgcctcccctccctcttgACGAGCGTATAGTGGTCATTCAGCGCCCTAAAAATTTAGCTCTATGTGAGGCCTCTCCACAAACCATCCCACAGCACTCCTCTCACATAACAGCCTCCTCCAATGGACAAGTCGCCCAccctcctcacctccacccTTCTCAGTCCCACTTTTATTCACCTTCCTGTAAATCTTTGACTCTGGAATGCAAGCGCAGGTCCTCCCGTGTGCAGAAATTCAAGGGCGACCAGCCTGTCACCCCAGCGGGTGTCACAAACATCCCTAGCCACTGCCACAGCAATGGCACAGTAACTCTCGGCCCTCGGCTGCCCTCCCACACACATACCATTGATATCAGGGTGACGGTGGACaaaggaggacggggaggaggattCAGCCACTCATTAGGGCGTAACGGGAGTGTAAAAGGTGGCAGAGGGAAATGTGTTTCATCACAGTTGGACCAAGGACAAtgtgagagaaaaacaggaagtgcaggGAGATCAAGCGGAGCTGAACACAAGTCACAACGAATTCGTCAGCTGTCATTTTCCCCTGGAGGGGTCCTACAGTTTGTCCCCGCTCAGTCACAGCAGCATAAATTCAggagtgaaaaggaaaaggaaaacactagttttaataacaaaagtGATCATGAATTTCCCTCTATAAGTCACAAGAAGAATTCCAAACTGGGAACTGTCCATCAAAGCCAAAACAGTCACAGTCTTCCCTACCACCACAACTCTGTCCCCGTGCCTCATGCTGCCATCCTAAACTCCAACTATCCctcatcccctccctcccaacccaCCCATGTACCaatttcattacagcagctcagCCAGTCTCATCTGCCTCATACCAGGGATCACCGCCCTCATATTCTTCATGGTCTTCCGCTGTCCCCCTGCTCCTCCCATGCCGGAGGATTCCCCAGCCCTGACCACACCTGCACTATCGATTGCACACACCCATTCAGTTGTGGCTGCTGGAGGCTCGTAAGATGCAGAGGCTGTAAGGGACACACTTCTAGCTTccaaggaggtggaggaagcaCTTCCACCTCGTTTTCTTGTGGTCACAATGTCAGAACAGTGAAGAGAGGCGGTAAAGAAATGGGCCTGAAAAATCTGGGTGGGTGTCTCTCCAccgcctccacctccaacacctcctcttCTAATAGCACTGCGTCTGACTGCCGAGCAAGCCTGTTCAAACCTGCCCGCTGTCCCTCCTGCTCTGGTGAGGCTGGAAATTTTGAAAGTCCTGCTATCCTGCGCAAAAAACTGGTAGGAGGATGCCTGCCCTGTACCCCACTCTCCTCTTCGGCACCCCTGCGGGCGATACAGAGCTGCGTCACAGGCTGCAACCCCAAAGCTTCCCAGACAGGCAGTTCCACCTGCAGCTACTGCAGCAGCGATCCCATAGTGGTGACATTCAACCCTCGCCGAGGCAAACCACCAGGACGAGGCATCGGAGCAGCTCATCCAATGGCTACGTTTCAAGCCGATGATGATGACTACAGCGTGCGTACTATCTGGCCCGAAGAACTGGCCAAGAAGATGACCCATTCTAAATCCCAAAAGAATCACTGTACCGGGATGGGAGCAGGAGTCGGGAAGACCTGTGCAACCCAGGCTCAGAATGGCAGTAACGGAACAGGCCTTGTCCTCTTGGACTGTCAAAACCTCCAGGATTACTCGCAGACTCAGATCACAGACCACGCTGGCCGTCGGCGGCTTCAGCAGGGCAAAATGGCTGCCCTTGATTTCATGGGACGCAGGTCAGGATCTGGGTATGATGATGGCCGCAGCTCACTGAAGAGGCTCTTGAACAAAGCTGAGGATGCAGGAATGAGTGATGGTCCTGAGCAAGATGAAGATGTAGCATATTCCCCCTCTCCCCGATCTGCATCCCCACCATCACCTGTGTCCTTTTCCCCTCCACCCTCTGCCCCTACCACACTCATCAAACCCAAACCCtggctgagagacagagagggagggcaCTCTCTGCCATCAGCCCAGTCACTTCACCTGGCCTTGAACTCCCTGAACAGAGAGCAAGACGAGGAGAACAGCAGAA TGCACCTCTCTCTTCCACTCTCATCTTCACTGCCGGCTTCTCTGTCTGACGAGAGTGTGATGACTCCTGATGCAGAGAATGCTGTGATCAGTCCAATTCTGCCCTTCCTGTTTCTGGGGAACGAGAGAGACgcccaggacctggacctgctCTTGCGCCTAAACATTGGCTACGTGGTCAATGTGACCACACACCTGCCCCTGTACCACGTTAGCTCTGGACTGCGCTACAAAAGACTCCCAGCCACCGACAACAGCAAGCAAAACCTTCGACAGTACTTTGAAGAGGTTTTTGAGTTTATAG AGGAGGCATATCAGAGTGGACAGGGAGTGTTGGTGCACTGCCAGGCAGGCGTGTCCCGTTCTGCAACCATCGTCATCGCGTACCTTATGAAGCACACCCTCATGACAATGACAGATGCCTACAAATATGTGCGGAGccggcgtcctgtggtgtccccGAATCTAAACTTCATGGGCCAGCTTTTGGAGTTCGAGAGGGACCTCAACTCTGGGGTGACTCCTCGCATCTTGATGCCTAAACTTAACGGTGTGGAGACGCAGgtgtga